The nucleotide window ATCGGCGTCGGTGGCGTCGGCTCGTGGGCTGCCGAGGCGCTGGCCCGCAGCGGCGTGGGCCGGATCACGCTGATCGATGCCGACGACATCTGCGTCTCCAATACGAATCGCCAGCTGCACGCACTGGATGGCCAGTTCGGGAAGACCAAGGTAGCAGTGATGGCGGAGCGTTTGCAGGCGATCAACCCTGCGCTGCAGATCGATGCCATCGAACGCTTCCTCACGACCTCGACGCTTGATGAACTGCTCGATCGTGGCTACGACGTTGTACTCGATGCCTGCGATGCTTTCCGCGTGAAGCTGGAGGCGATTGCCTGGTGTCGTCGCCGCAAGCTGCCGATGGTGAGTGTCGGTTCGGCTGGTGGTCGCACCGACCCCACCCAGATCCGCGTGCGTGACCTGTCGCGCACCGAGCACGATGCGATGTTCAGCCTGATTCGCAAGAAGCTCCGCCAGGACTTCAACTTCCCGCGCAATCCCGATCGCTACTTCGGCATTTCAGCGGTGTATTCGCTGCAGAACGTCCAATATCCGCAGCCCGATGGCACCGTTTGTGGCACGCGCCCGCCGGGCGGCGATGCGCTTAATCTTGCTTGTGGCGGTGGGCTGGGCGCGGCGACGCATGTGACTGGCGCGTTCGCATTTGCCGCCGTGGGCAAGGTACTGGAAAAGCTGTTCGACAAAGCGGGCGCCTGAATGAAAGAAGCCGGCCGCGAGGCGACCGGCTTCGGGAGGCACGGCGAGAAGCCGCCTTACCAGCCCATGTAGTGGCCGCCGTTGATGGCCAGGTTGGTGCCCGTAATCCAGCCCGCTTCCTCGCCCGTCAGGAACGCCACGGCGTGCGCAATCTCTTCGGGTTTGCCAAGTCGGCCGATGGGAATCTGGGCGATGATCTTTTCGCGCACTTCCTCGGGCACGGCCATCACCATGTCGGTTCCCACGTAGCCGGGCGATACCGTGTTGACCGTGATGCCGAAGCGTGCGTTTTCCTGGGCCAGCGAGATGGTGAAGCCGTGCATGCCGGCCTTGGCGGCGGCGTAGTTGGCCTGGCCGTACTGGCCCTTCTGGCCGTTGATCGAGCTGATCTGCACGATGCGACCCCACTTGCGACCGCGCATGCCGTCGATCACCGGGCGGGTGACATTGAAACAAGCGTTGAGGTTGGTGTTGACCACGTCCATCCACTGGGCGTAGCTCATCTTGTGGAACGTGGTGTCGCGGGTGATGCCGGCGTTGTTGATGAGGATCTCGATCGGGCCGAAGTTTTGTTCGATGTCCTGGATCATGGTCTCGCTGGCGTCGGGTTCCGCAACGTCGCCCTGAGCCATGTACACCTCGATGCCTTCGGCGGCCATCGCCTTGCGCCAGGCGTCCGCCTTGGCCGGGTCACGATAGTTGGTGGCGACGCGATGCCCCTGACGGGCCAGATACCGAACGATGGCGGTGCCAATGCCGCCCGTGCCACCCGTGACCAATGCCGTGCGTTGCGTCATGCCAATTCTCCAAGAATGCTCTGATATGTCGATCCATCGATACGGTCGAACGAGGCCATGTCTACACGATCAACATGGCAATTCGTCGACGGCGCGCATCATGCCAACCGATGTGTGAATGCCGATTCTTTATAGCGGTTTATGCGGCCGAACGGGCGCTGCAGTGCGGCATTTTCTGTGGTTCGAATGCCGCAAGTGCATGCGCGAGCAGCGCCGCCGGCGTCGCCGCCCTGAGCGAGGGTGGCACGCCGAGGAAGGCCAGGGCCTGACGCAGCGCAGGAAGGGGATCGAGCGGGTCGACCGGATGGGCCTGATCGGACTTCGACAGCTTGCGTCCGTCACCGTCCAGGGCCAGCGGCAAATGGACGTACCGGGGCGTGGGCAGGCCAAGTTCCTCTTGCAGCCAGATCTGCCGCGCCGTGGAGTCGAGCAGGTCCGAGCCCCGCACCACCTCGGTGACCCCTTGCCAGGCATCGTCCACGACGCAGGCCAGCTGGTAGGCGAAGAAGCCCTCCACCCGCCGGATCACGAAATCACCGGCTTCGTCGCGCAAAT belongs to Dyella terrae and includes:
- a CDS encoding tRNA threonylcarbamoyladenosine dehydratase, encoding MSEQVFPKERFQGVERLYGTGSVDTLSGKHVCVIGVGGVGSWAAEALARSGVGRITLIDADDICVSNTNRQLHALDGQFGKTKVAVMAERLQAINPALQIDAIERFLTTSTLDELLDRGYDVVLDACDAFRVKLEAIAWCRRRKLPMVSVGSAGGRTDPTQIRVRDLSRTEHDAMFSLIRKKLRQDFNFPRNPDRYFGISAVYSLQNVQYPQPDGTVCGTRPPGGDALNLACGGGLGAATHVTGAFAFAAVGKVLEKLFDKAGA
- the phbB gene encoding acetoacetyl-CoA reductase gives rise to the protein MTQRTALVTGGTGGIGTAIVRYLARQGHRVATNYRDPAKADAWRKAMAAEGIEVYMAQGDVAEPDASETMIQDIEQNFGPIEILINNAGITRDTTFHKMSYAQWMDVVNTNLNACFNVTRPVIDGMRGRKWGRIVQISSINGQKGQYGQANYAAAKAGMHGFTISLAQENARFGITVNTVSPGYVGTDMVMAVPEEVREKIIAQIPIGRLGKPEEIAHAVAFLTGEEAGWITGTNLAINGGHYMGW